The Entelurus aequoreus isolate RoL-2023_Sb linkage group LG04, RoL_Eaeq_v1.1, whole genome shotgun sequence nucleotide sequence tgtttcttgccaccttatgttgtatatttttatataagatTCTCAGTTCATTTTATAGTCTATTATTACCCCTAAAAATCaagtttattttaccctttcaatgtctctatttgtatttgcgtatgatgttcttttctactgttaccaaataacattattttagttttactgacattCAAAGATagactgtttttgtcaaaccatctttttaatttgttaatttcttctggtattatttgtattagcttctgtgtgttctctcctgaacagaaagcagttgtgtaTTGCTGATGGAGCTAATCAAGGCCTCCACAATGTTGTGCATGTAGTTAGAGGGTTTGATCATTAGGGATGTCAACTTTGCCAACGTCTTTGTGTCGACCACCTCCTCAACGctgtctagtgggcagcctaaGATGGAGTCAGCTCTCTTAAACAGTTTATTAAGTCTGGTCCTGTCTCTGTAAGTGTCATAAAGAGACAGAGTAACTGTCACATCATTTGTATATTGGTTGGTTCATAAGAAGACAAAATGTGCTTTAAACTAAATCATTTACGAACACTGAGGTGTAAGTTTCTAGCTCGGGTCTTGTTACATTAAATATTTACACAAGGGGGCAGCAAAGAgacaaagctgttttttctccACACACCGGCTATCTTGAGTGTCATGTGATCTTTATATATGATCATCATGCATCTATTTCGTCTCATCAGCTGGTTGATTGCCATTCTGGCTCAGTTGAACCCACTGTTTGGACCGTCTCTGTCCACTGATGCCATCTGGTACCTCAGCTACCACTGGCCTTAATGATCCTATGCTGACAGTGTTCCTGACAATGCAGGTaagacttaaaaaaaatgttagccaaCATTTTGTGTAGTTATGAACTGCCTTTTTCTTCTATTAACGTTTTGCTCATTGTCGTTTCTCTCAACGCAGACGCCGCAGCAAAACCATGGAGTGTTTTCTCTTAACTTCCAGATGCGTTCCTTGCCTTAATCTCACATCCCTGTGTGCCTACTGAGTGTCTTTCACACAGGTGCCTTGTACAAAATACCCAAATGACTTTCTTAAAATGGCTTATGGCAGAGTGTGCTTTAATTTAAAAGTGTTCAGTTGATGTATATTATTGTAAAGTGATGCTGTTTGTGTAAATTAGCTTGCCATTAAATATGTTATGCCTCATACTTCACATGTTAGTTAGTTTATTTCTTCGGTCTGTGGTCAAGAAAATAAacagttttacattcataaattgacaattttacagaccgaaagagtttaggctgaagttgagcacttttttttgcctaaccctataaataaacaatctcaaatacaagatgagcttcacagaaatatgaaatttcctttacacaacatattataaatacaccttgtacacaacataaacactgttcaaatatatacacagtaaagacatggaCAAACAGTTGTGAAATATCCCTGTACACGTGTTGGTTAAACATTTGTATGAATAATACACAAACAATTAtaattccattattatttataccccacatttagttttgtaattaacattgatcatagtattaactactggtgttgattcaagagtgatacatttttctaagacattggttttaaagttttttttaaatgtgtgaatggaactggaacatttgtgtgtgtgtctatacgtTGGTTTGTTACTTTTAATCAAAAATAGTATCTATAGACacccatttttatttttagataGCAAGTTTTTGTAAGTAAGTTATCCTTTTCAAATAATTTTCTTATTTTCAAATTGGTGTGATCATAAAGCTGATgtatttaagccttttttttaattaaacgttAAAAGTGAAGAAATTATACAGTTAGTGTAATTGTTTTAGTGAGTTCCTTGGACAATTAGCGTTGTCAAATCATCGAGACCGCCAGCCCTCTCGACCAATTACACGCAATGCACCCTATAGTTAAAATCCAAGGATTGGGTGAGTTGTTTATatactgcaagtaaaaaaaactgcattataaattatattattcAAAGTCTGTGGTATGGTTTTACTGTAGCAGATGGTTATGGACAACTATTTCCATTAAATATTATTGGCCATTTCCCATCAGGCAATGCCGTGTACGATCATAGACAtcttaagtagacgcagcatcgactgctactgcctactggcactgacgagacgcggggccgccatcttggagtggtgatccgctccactcagtgcaattcatttgacaggagcaatgaactgtcagcgcatttaattcatcttacctcactgaataccactgattttcacacgtttttttttgtcatatgtgtagctatgataaaggacacatgttttggcatgttttattattcatagtttgcttaacagtaatagaatattcttatatgctataagtgaccggacgtccgagatcaaaactaactgggaatataatcccagagaaggggggaaaaaacggtcagctatttttaaattcaagaaaacatatgattaggttatatatacatacgtatatcctacataaacaatgtatgaatacataacatatctatatatctttgggacctatctctgttgctgcagcagcagagagtttattctgtcttgacactttgtattgatattttgtattacattcttcccttaaatcagtggtccccaaccaccggggtccgtggactgattggtaccgggccgcacaagaatgtatttttattttttatttttattaaatcaacataaaagacacaatatatacattatatatcaatttggatcaatacagtctgcagggatacagtccggaagcacacatgattgtatttctttatcaatcaatcaatcaaacaatgtttatttgtatagccctaaatcacaagtgtctcaaaggcctgtacaagccacaacgacatccgtttatgacaaaaaaataaaataataccacaacccccccacccccccggtctgtgggacaaattttcaagcgttgaccggtccgcagctacaaaaaggttggggaccactgccttaaatgatcatgtttacagtgattgttttcaatcaatcaatcaatcaatcaatcaatgtttatttatatagccctaaatcacaagtgtcttaaagggctgtacaagccacaacgacatcctcggtacagaggccacatacgggcaaggaaaactcaccccagtgggacgtcaatgtgaatgactatgagaaaccttggagaggaccgcatatgtgggtaaccccccccccccccctctatattttatatgtatgtcgctttggataaaagctctgccaaatacttaaacataaacacatatataaacCAATTTCTTGTttaaactttatgttattcaagtatgacatttttaaatttaattaatttcattaacaagcaattctattatggtcatactcttgttggCTAgcagctacgatttcagtactattgaagatctttgctccttctcaactctgtggtaatattcttttcacaaaatacaaccaatagtacgttaatgttaaatcttacttgtgaaaagtaatcctccgattcctattttcaacagtccgctcatttgagcaggaaaacgctgaacaccagcccggcatctttgttttctacctgtcaactgtcagtttaggctgctcgccggctcttcatcaccacttcaagatggcggccgaatttctcgcgtcacagcagccaatgctgcgtctactcatAAGATGTCTATGTGTACGATTCTCATGCTGGCATGCGGAAGTGAAAGAGGTCCTTCTGACTCGCCGTACCAGGAAGTGTATACGTTTCCAACATGGCAACCCTTGACGTCCACGTCCGAATATGTGAACAAGAAATATTAAAATATGACTTAGAAGTCAAAGCGCTTATCCAGGTGCGAATGTTTATTTGGTAAGACTATTTGGGACTGCGTCAGTAGTGGTGGTATTTGACAAAGTCATGTGTTAGAAACGTCTTTTAAGCCAACATTTGTACGACAGGTGTTGACCATGTTAAGCAAGGCCGAAACAAGTGACTTACTGTGCTCTATTATTCCATACTTGTAAAATATGTCGCCAAAGGGAATGTAACTGTCATaatttttctgttttattttgcCAAAATTCACCTATAAGATAGAATATCTCCATATTATGTATGAAAGTATGGTTTTAATGTGTTTCTCCAAACAGCTTTTATCCTGCATGTACTGTGTATTCTGTTTCCATCACTGTCACTTTATGTCCTAACACTCCAGGATATCATGGAGTGCAAAGGTCCTCAGAGCAAGCTTAACGAACTCAATGCTAACGTAAAAAAGGGGTTGCAAAATCTACGATTACTTATACAAGTAAGAAACTATATATGTTAAAGCTCACGAAGCAACATGCACACCTtgcatatttaaaacatttttttacaggaTTTGGAGCAGATGGCGATGGAGCAAGACAAAGAGTCTGACAAGCTGGCCTTGATCCGTCAGGTAGAGGGACACAGGAAACAGATGCAGAGGTGACTATTTTTGTTTCATGTGTAAACTTGCAGATGATTTAGTACTGAAaaaggtttgtgtgtgtttgtggcagCAACCAGACCGCGTGGAGGAAGTCCAACCTGGCCAGTAAATTGTCAATCGACAATATGGAGAAGCAGGCGCTCCTTAATGGAGCTGATAGTGGCGCAAGACAGAGGTGAGGGGACAGCGTGTCCCGCTGCTTTAAGACTGTCTCTTTCGGTAGTGAGGCCGGAGTCGTGTTTCAGTTCTCCTCAAATAACAAGACCTCAATGAGAACAATCAGTTTGTTCTCATTTTAAAACTTCAAAAAAATATCCCATTGGAATTAATGGCAGTAGTCACTTCCAGTTTCAAACAGTTACCATTAAAGAGGTGATTGCTGAAAACAGTTGGGTTTCAAGCACCGTGcttttgtaactttttttttttttttttttcttatgtcctgtccagcttctcagggaaatcatatagttgatgtagatgcccatatcggctgttcagatttactttacataagagaagtgtaggatacttctcttgctgccttatttgcatttgactttaataaatgtatttatattatcatttggtgcagccgggccggagcaggaggggatagaaagagaaaaaaaggaagacagaggggggaattgtggggacaagagggggattagacagagagacaacaacagcaaacacaacaacaacaacaatagagcaacatcagcaaatacgacatgtacaaatatgatggtaaaagtaatagcaaataatcaatcaatcaatcaatgtttatttatatagccctaaatcacaagtgtctcaaagggctgtaataAGCATGCTTTTGTAACTTTTAACGGTCTTATGTGGTAGAAAAAAAGTGAaaggttttacaaaaaaaatttgccAACGACAAATTATGTACTCACATTTAAAGCTACTGTAGGTCATTGGCTCAATTTTTTTAAGCCCTTAAATATAAGAACCATTAGTTCAGTGGTGTCGAACTAATTTTAACTCAGGGGCAAGACTAATAAAATAATGGCATTAAAcctaaaaattaaatacaaaatcagattgttttctttgtcttactttagccaaaaatagaacaaacacattctgaaaatattacaataaaaatatagaaaaaataccggcagcagtaacgttttgagttgagttgagtttgtgtttatttcgaacgtgcaagcatacacacatgatacatcacaatttccagtttcatttttcaacatgttcgaaaaggagtaggaagaagcagaccttattaatcttaccccttttcttttacataacagttgctaaaacttttgttcacttcctgttctgaatttattcacaatatactccataagttatcacaataaaaataaacaaataaatagtaattggtgaagtaagtcatattgcATATAATGAgataattaagattattttgagaatgaaagaatggatggatggaataaatccagaatgtttatcatggttcttctttgtactttgtaaacacattaagatccatgaaggaaagaagaaagtgaatgaatgtttataactgaataaatttacatatgcataaaaatgtgctttattttgttattttttttaatgagttaagtaacgtttatgaaaaCCTTTTCTGGAATAAATCCAGAatttttatcatggttcttcttctttgtactttgtaaacacattAAGATCCATGAAgggaagaagaaagtgaatgaatgtttataactgaataaatttacatgtgCATAAGAATGtgctttagtttattttttttaaggagttaagtaacgtttatgaaaacctttttcc carries:
- the LOC133649006 gene encoding vesicle transport protein SEC20-like isoform X1, with the translated sequence MATLDVHVRICEQEILKYDLEVKALIQDIMECKGPQSKLNELNANVKKGLQNLRLLIQDLEQMAMEQDKESDKLALIRQVEGHRKQMQSNQTAWRKSNLASKLSIDNMEKQALLNGADSGARQRKSTKEDMAETSSDITKNLMSISRMMAQQVNQSEETMTNLATSSRTIQDTNDEFKTMSGTIKLGRKLITKYNRRELTDKLLIFLALALFLATVLYILKKRIFPFF